A genomic window from Luteolibacter sp. LG18 includes:
- a CDS encoding TauD/TfdA family dioxygenase — MERLHALPLQITPDAETGGNPAALTAWVIANQDAVRELRLRHGALLFRGFGFEALQDFQDFVAAFTTLRTYQGGASQRSKVEGMVYTSTDMAAHYEISQHHESAYTPAMPAIVGFLCGQPSETGGQTPLADARRVTARLPEELKARFLEKGLLYLNNLPDGFGFGKSWQAQFQSERREEVETQLRDSGYEWTWKPEGGLRTALRCEALLPHPETGERLWVNQADHWHPSGLRGEVRSKLERVLAVEDFPMNVTFGDGTPIDEAELELVRAIVREEMTEFPWQKGDVLICDNFLVSHGRRSYTGERKVYVALG; from the coding sequence ATGGAACGCCTCCACGCACTGCCGCTCCAGATCACGCCGGACGCGGAGACCGGCGGCAATCCAGCGGCCCTCACCGCTTGGGTGATCGCGAACCAAGACGCGGTCCGCGAGCTCCGGCTCCGCCATGGCGCGCTGCTGTTCCGCGGATTCGGCTTCGAGGCGCTGCAGGATTTCCAGGATTTCGTCGCGGCCTTCACCACCCTGCGAACCTACCAGGGCGGAGCCTCCCAGCGCAGCAAGGTCGAGGGCATGGTCTACACCTCCACGGACATGGCCGCGCACTACGAGATTTCCCAGCACCACGAGAGCGCCTACACGCCCGCGATGCCCGCCATCGTCGGCTTCCTCTGTGGCCAACCGTCTGAAACCGGCGGCCAGACCCCGCTGGCGGATGCCCGCCGGGTGACCGCCCGTTTGCCAGAAGAACTCAAGGCCCGCTTCCTCGAAAAAGGCCTGCTCTACCTCAACAACCTGCCCGATGGCTTCGGCTTCGGGAAGAGCTGGCAGGCCCAGTTTCAGAGCGAAAGACGCGAGGAGGTAGAGACCCAGCTCCGAGACAGCGGCTACGAGTGGACATGGAAACCCGAAGGCGGCCTGCGCACCGCCCTCCGCTGCGAGGCCCTCCTCCCTCACCCCGAAACCGGCGAACGTCTGTGGGTCAACCAAGCCGACCATTGGCATCCCTCGGGCCTCCGCGGCGAGGTCCGTTCGAAGCTCGAACGGGTGCTGGCGGTCGAGGATTTCCCGATGAACGTCACCTTCGGCGATGGCACCCCGATCGACGAAGCCGAACTCGAACTGGTCCGCGCCATCGTCCGCGAGGAGATGACCGAGTTCCCCTGGCAGAAAGGCGATGTCCTGATCTGCGACAACTTCCTCGTGTCCCACGGCCGCCGCAGCTACACCGGCGAACGGAAGGTCTACGTGGCCCTCGGTTGA
- a CDS encoding phosphopantetheine-binding protein — MSTSHPSPESIRDLIADKFDLPPAELGDDTAMFSSGLLDSFHLVELIAVLEKVSGRRIKPGDINLENLDTPQRIAGFLGGPSL; from the coding sequence ATGTCCACCTCTCACCCCAGTCCGGAAAGCATCCGGGACCTCATCGCGGACAAGTTCGATCTCCCACCCGCGGAACTCGGCGACGACACCGCCATGTTCTCCAGCGGACTCCTCGACTCCTTCCACCTCGTGGAACTCATCGCCGTGCTCGAAAAGGTCTCCGGACGCCGCATCAAGCCCGGTGACATCAACCTCGAGAACCTCGACACGCCCCAGCGCATCGCCGGGTTCCTCGGCGGCCCGTCCCTCTAA
- a CDS encoding alpha-N-acetylglucosaminidase produces the protein MNRRQFQKLLAATAAAAFAPTAHAAATGTPFPAADALVKRLLGAAAAKIRCEKIEAEVDTYTIDRDGGTLVLRGSSPIAIGAALNDWLRHDAKRQLSWTGENLILPATLPLPETPRSGKAALKHRVAYNFCTFGYTMAWWDWAEWEREIDFLALMGVNMPLAMVGHECVWRSVFTKLGMSDLAIRSFLCGPCFLPWQFMANIESWGGPMPVSWLESHQALGRRIQDRMRELGMTPIAPGFTGYVPLALRELKPDAKILQKKPWFGFPQGTAQLDPTDPLYARLASMFVEEQQRLFGEAHWYACDVFHESKPPSNDPEYLGAVGKMLIDALMKADPKAKIAMQTWTLYEPVVKAIPEDRLLLLDLDGRRKDYWGRAFVSGVIHNFGGRVYLGGNLKKSLEFDRHATRDDLKNVQGLGVFCEGSRANSPIYMAALEGTFRTPGAGEDAKGWLREWAVSRFGVEEGPAIEAWVSTWDHVYAPGSSASYQSGESPLCARPTLNGKASSPSAGSFSRSYALEKLWDAWALLASDGQRLGTVDTYRYDLVDWGRQALADLSVTLRKNILTAYEAGDRAAFDKSSKQFLDLGRDLDRLLGTRLEFRLGTWLTTARRWGKDAAEKKLHERAARLLVTLWGPNRQAQVNFDYSNRQWHGLLGSFYLKRWEKYLVFLQSEIGKPKEQRLDDKTLLKVYGRPGPDNHPFFKELAEWEWQWADQCLGTFTAETEGDSFAISRELIAKYAALVPRAAKGPVRPAIPEDAFALGDWSGGKLAKEWKKVRWSVEGKFSDSGKFGVIFQSNGSEATRVRSVTLYQNGKVVSSDPHEGRTGAGQSDNVWTLVFPDVTQAEGLEIEAEIATEDPVKSSGVIFAKRTAAK, from the coding sequence ATGAATCGCCGCCAGTTCCAGAAACTCCTCGCCGCCACCGCGGCGGCCGCCTTTGCCCCCACGGCCCATGCCGCCGCCACCGGGACTCCGTTTCCCGCGGCGGACGCGCTGGTGAAGCGCCTCCTCGGGGCCGCCGCGGCGAAGATCCGCTGCGAGAAGATCGAGGCCGAGGTCGATACCTACACGATCGACCGCGATGGGGGCACGCTGGTGCTGCGCGGCAGCTCGCCGATCGCCATCGGCGCGGCGCTCAATGACTGGCTCCGCCATGACGCGAAGCGGCAGCTTTCGTGGACCGGCGAGAACCTGATTCTGCCCGCGACCCTGCCGCTGCCGGAGACGCCCCGTTCCGGAAAGGCCGCGCTGAAACACCGCGTGGCCTACAATTTCTGCACCTTCGGCTACACCATGGCGTGGTGGGATTGGGCCGAGTGGGAGCGGGAGATCGATTTTCTGGCGCTGATGGGAGTGAACATGCCACTGGCGATGGTCGGGCACGAATGCGTGTGGCGCTCGGTGTTCACGAAGTTGGGCATGAGCGACCTGGCGATCCGCTCGTTCCTGTGCGGTCCGTGTTTCCTGCCGTGGCAGTTCATGGCGAACATCGAAAGCTGGGGCGGGCCCATGCCGGTGTCGTGGCTGGAGAGCCACCAGGCGCTTGGCCGCCGGATCCAGGACCGCATGCGCGAGCTCGGCATGACGCCGATCGCGCCGGGCTTCACCGGCTACGTGCCGCTTGCGCTCCGCGAGCTGAAACCGGACGCGAAGATCCTCCAGAAGAAACCGTGGTTCGGGTTCCCGCAGGGGACTGCCCAGCTCGATCCCACCGATCCGCTTTATGCACGGCTCGCCTCGATGTTCGTGGAGGAACAGCAGCGGTTGTTCGGCGAGGCGCATTGGTACGCCTGCGATGTCTTCCATGAGAGCAAGCCACCCTCGAACGATCCGGAATATCTCGGCGCGGTGGGCAAGATGCTCATCGACGCGCTGATGAAAGCCGACCCGAAGGCGAAGATCGCAATGCAGACGTGGACGCTCTACGAGCCGGTGGTGAAGGCGATTCCCGAGGATCGCTTGCTGCTGCTGGACCTCGATGGCCGCCGAAAGGATTACTGGGGCCGGGCCTTCGTGTCCGGGGTGATCCACAACTTCGGCGGCCGGGTGTATCTTGGCGGCAATCTCAAGAAGTCGCTGGAGTTCGACCGCCATGCCACCCGCGACGATTTGAAGAACGTGCAGGGCCTCGGGGTGTTCTGCGAGGGCAGCCGCGCGAACTCACCGATCTACATGGCCGCGCTGGAAGGCACCTTCCGCACGCCCGGTGCCGGTGAAGACGCGAAGGGCTGGCTGCGCGAGTGGGCGGTGTCCCGTTTCGGGGTTGAGGAAGGGCCGGCCATCGAGGCATGGGTCTCCACCTGGGACCACGTCTACGCTCCCGGCAGCAGCGCATCCTACCAGTCCGGGGAAAGCCCGCTGTGCGCGCGGCCGACGCTCAATGGCAAGGCCAGCTCGCCTTCCGCCGGTTCGTTCTCGCGCAGCTACGCGCTGGAAAAACTGTGGGACGCGTGGGCCCTGCTCGCCAGCGATGGCCAGCGGCTCGGCACGGTGGACACCTACCGCTACGACCTCGTCGACTGGGGGCGCCAGGCGCTCGCCGATCTTTCGGTGACGCTGCGGAAGAACATTCTCACTGCCTACGAGGCCGGTGATCGCGCCGCTTTCGACAAGTCCAGCAAGCAGTTCCTCGATCTCGGCCGGGACCTCGACCGCCTGCTCGGCACGCGCCTGGAGTTCCGCCTCGGCACTTGGCTGACCACGGCCCGCCGCTGGGGCAAGGACGCCGCGGAGAAGAAGCTCCACGAGCGCGCCGCGCGCCTGCTGGTGACCCTGTGGGGGCCGAACCGCCAGGCCCAGGTGAACTTCGATTACTCGAACCGCCAGTGGCACGGCCTGCTCGGCTCGTTTTACCTGAAGCGCTGGGAAAAGTATCTCGTCTTCCTCCAGTCCGAGATCGGGAAGCCCAAGGAACAGCGCCTCGATGACAAGACCTTGCTCAAGGTTTACGGCCGCCCGGGTCCGGACAACCATCCGTTCTTCAAGGAGCTTGCCGAATGGGAATGGCAGTGGGCTGACCAATGCCTGGGCACCTTCACCGCGGAAACCGAAGGCGATTCGTTCGCCATCAGCCGCGAGCTGATCGCGAAGTACGCGGCGCTGGTTCCGCGTGCCGCGAAAGGACCGGTCCGGCCGGCCATTCCCGAGGATGCCTTCGCGCTTGGCGATTGGAGCGGTGGCAAGCTGGCGAAGGAGTGGAAGAAGGTCCGCTGGTCGGTGGAGGGCAAGTTCTCGGACTCCGGCAAGTTCGGCGTGATCTTCCAATCGAATGGCTCCGAGGCCACCCGCGTCCGCAGCGTTACTCTCTATCAGAACGGCAAGGTGGTTTCCTCCGATCCGCACGAGGGCCGCACCGGGGCCGGGCAATCTGACAACGTCTGGACGCTGGTGTTCCCGGATGTGACCCAGGCCGAGGGGCTGGAGATCGAGGCGGAGATCGCCACCGAGGACCCGGTGAAATCGTCCGGCGTGATCTTCGCGAAGCGGACCGCGGCGAAGTGA
- a CDS encoding SGNH/GDSL hydrolase family protein has protein sequence MKFFRAPEHPVIRDFWRGLTTPSAGVLKMAAVLLLLLLVALTIQARHFRHQVEAGEIQWQGFSDDYTRSSILAVRGARLETTPDTPALVFVGPSALRCWLPHPDDAGAIASAAVGRPVRTLSLCGNKQSPAMTAALVERFGAGFDGWFVLGVNRQSLGREPSTADREFHGKESRVLGFESGVLREDAVWFGNPQEPRTGWDLWDHRAFYLQAKLGLAPSIQGPNAYNPFFATSSIDTGTVHAGVNRLDAACLDHHLKWLERMVTRLRASGPARVALVETPWVDPFMADMHTPAWQEDEATYQRAMREWSQLHAVPWIQSPMEFQATPADFADSRHIGADRLRREFLETVTRQLLSR, from the coding sequence ATGAAGTTTTTCCGCGCCCCGGAGCACCCCGTCATCCGCGATTTCTGGCGCGGCCTGACGACTCCTTCCGCCGGCGTCCTGAAGATGGCCGCGGTTCTCCTGCTGCTGCTGCTTGTGGCACTCACCATTCAGGCGCGGCATTTCCGCCATCAGGTCGAGGCGGGTGAGATCCAGTGGCAGGGTTTCAGCGACGACTACACCCGCTCGTCCATTCTGGCCGTCCGCGGGGCCCGCCTCGAAACCACGCCCGACACGCCAGCTCTCGTCTTCGTCGGCCCCTCCGCCCTCCGCTGTTGGCTGCCGCACCCGGATGACGCCGGAGCCATCGCCTCCGCGGCCGTAGGCAGACCCGTGCGGACCCTTTCCCTGTGCGGCAACAAGCAGAGCCCGGCCATGACCGCCGCCTTGGTCGAGCGTTTCGGAGCGGGATTCGACGGCTGGTTCGTGCTCGGGGTGAACCGCCAATCCCTGGGTCGCGAACCCAGCACCGCCGACCGGGAATTCCACGGCAAGGAATCGCGGGTGCTGGGATTCGAATCGGGCGTCCTGCGCGAGGATGCCGTCTGGTTCGGCAATCCCCAGGAACCCCGCACCGGCTGGGATCTCTGGGACCACCGGGCTTTCTACCTCCAAGCCAAACTGGGCCTGGCCCCATCCATCCAAGGACCCAACGCCTACAACCCGTTCTTCGCCACCTCCTCCATCGATACCGGCACGGTCCACGCCGGCGTCAACCGCCTCGATGCGGCCTGCCTCGATCATCACTTGAAATGGCTGGAACGCATGGTGACCCGGCTCCGCGCCTCCGGCCCGGCGCGGGTGGCCCTGGTGGAAACCCCGTGGGTCGACCCGTTCATGGCCGACATGCACACCCCCGCATGGCAGGAGGACGAAGCCACCTACCAGCGGGCCATGCGGGAATGGTCGCAACTTCACGCGGTCCCGTGGATTCAATCGCCGATGGAATTCCAGGCCACCCCGGCGGATTTCGCCGATTCCCGCCACATCGGCGCGGACCGGTTGAGACGCGAATTCCTCGAAACCGTCACCCGCCAACTCCTTTCCCGTTAG
- the ilvD gene encoding dihydroxy-acid dehydratase encodes MALSDTVKKGAIRAPHRSLFRATGAIRSESDWEKPFIAIANSFVQVIPGHAHLDVVGRKVREAVRAAGGVPFEFNCIGVDDGIAMGHGGMRYSLASREIIADSIETMLRAHCFDGVVCIPNCDKIVPGMMMGAARVNIPTVFVSGGPMRSGRNPTTGESLDLASVFEAVGRLSTQSITEDQLGEIERHACPTCGSCSGMFTANSMNCLCEALGLALPGNGSILATDPARDALFERAGRTIVRLVRDDVKPADILTRGAFANALALDMAMGGSSNTVLHTIAVAHEAGIPLSMRDFNEMAARVPHLCKVAPSGKHYMEDIDRAGGISAILRTLAEIPGLLDLDAFTVSGLTLGETISVAEVMDCDVIRPLDKAYSPQGGLAVLHGNLAPDGCVVKTAGVSPTMMTFAGPAVIFESEQEASTGILTGRVKAGDVVVIRHEGPKGGPGMPEMLAPTSAIAGRGLGESVTLITDGRFSGATRGAAIGHISPEAAAGGPIALVESGDLIEIDIPNRSIHLHVSAETLAERRTKWTPPEPKIRSGYLARYAKLVTSADTGAVLQV; translated from the coding sequence ATGGCTCTCAGCGACACCGTTAAAAAAGGAGCGATCCGCGCGCCCCACCGCAGCCTCTTCCGAGCCACCGGAGCGATCCGGTCGGAAAGCGATTGGGAAAAGCCCTTCATCGCCATCGCGAATTCCTTCGTCCAGGTCATCCCCGGCCACGCCCATCTCGACGTGGTGGGGCGCAAGGTCCGCGAGGCGGTGCGCGCCGCGGGCGGGGTGCCCTTCGAGTTCAACTGCATCGGCGTGGACGACGGGATCGCGATGGGCCACGGCGGCATGCGTTACTCCCTGGCTTCGCGGGAGATCATCGCGGACAGCATCGAGACCATGCTCCGTGCCCATTGTTTCGATGGCGTGGTGTGCATCCCGAACTGCGACAAGATCGTGCCCGGCATGATGATGGGCGCGGCGCGGGTGAACATCCCCACCGTGTTCGTGTCCGGCGGGCCGATGCGTTCCGGCCGGAATCCCACCACCGGGGAATCGTTGGACCTGGCCTCGGTGTTCGAGGCCGTGGGGCGGCTTTCGACGCAGTCGATCACGGAAGACCAGCTCGGCGAAATCGAACGCCATGCCTGCCCGACCTGCGGTTCGTGCTCGGGCATGTTCACCGCGAATTCGATGAACTGCCTGTGCGAGGCATTGGGACTCGCCCTGCCGGGCAATGGCTCGATCCTCGCCACTGATCCTGCGCGCGACGCGCTTTTCGAGAGGGCGGGGAGGACCATCGTGCGTCTGGTGCGGGATGACGTGAAACCCGCGGACATCCTCACCCGCGGCGCGTTTGCCAATGCCCTGGCGCTGGACATGGCGATGGGCGGATCGTCGAACACCGTGCTGCACACCATCGCCGTGGCACACGAAGCAGGAATCCCGCTGAGCATGCGCGATTTCAACGAGATGGCGGCGCGGGTGCCGCACCTCTGCAAGGTCGCGCCCTCCGGGAAACACTACATGGAGGATATCGACCGGGCCGGTGGTATTTCCGCGATCCTCCGAACACTGGCGGAGATTCCGGGCCTCCTCGACCTGGACGCGTTCACCGTGAGCGGGCTTACGCTCGGAGAAACGATCTCGGTGGCGGAGGTGATGGACTGCGACGTGATCCGTCCACTCGACAAGGCTTATTCTCCGCAAGGTGGACTGGCCGTGCTGCACGGCAATCTCGCGCCCGATGGCTGCGTGGTGAAGACGGCCGGGGTGAGTCCCACCATGATGACCTTCGCCGGCCCCGCGGTGATCTTCGAGTCCGAGCAGGAAGCCTCCACCGGCATCCTCACCGGCCGGGTCAAGGCCGGTGACGTGGTGGTGATCCGCCACGAGGGGCCGAAGGGCGGTCCCGGCATGCCGGAAATGCTCGCGCCTACCTCGGCCATCGCTGGCCGCGGTCTCGGGGAGTCCGTGACGCTCATCACCGACGGGCGTTTCTCGGGTGCCACCCGCGGTGCCGCCATCGGACACATTTCCCCGGAGGCGGCCGCCGGTGGTCCGATCGCTTTGGTGGAATCGGGGGATCTTATCGAGATCGACATTCCGAATCGGTCGATCCACCTGCACGTTTCCGCGGAAACGTTGGCCGAACGTCGGACCAAGTGGACTCCACCCGAGCCGAAAATCCGCAGTGGTTACCTCGCCCGCTACGCGAAACTGGTCACCAGCGCGGATACCGGGGCGGTGCTTCAAGTTTGA
- a CDS encoding AMP-binding protein, with translation MNATFHVIDPTGTRRFDAAEWAAQVSSLRATLLEKGVAPGDRVLAWLPRGWEEAALCQAIWDLGAVWVSVPRRLAAPQVREMLADASPTLSICGPRDRSRLGDGPWIEWPELLSSPPAGEPDHSHPDLAALCYTSGSTGRPKGVMVSHANLDGAVQRIEAYLRHTPYDRLLSLMPLSSPWGLLQWRMALQAGAGIVLPPVVAMASELVKTLRAAEVTGLAALPPTWVALVDYLDSRQETLPGLRYITTSGGALPRRVLDRFHAVFPHAEVWMTYGLTEAFRTTVLPASDFDRLKGSLGKPCPGVRIEILQPDGTSAETDEPGELVHLGDCVTHGYWQQPELTREVFAIRPGHEAFLGNGPVHYSGDLVRRDAEGYLWFEGRTDDLIKTGGYRTSASVIEEALLAVPGVVHAVVGGVPDEGLGQQIVAAIETESGDDGLLDAARSSLRRALASHQQPHVLRVWPEKMPLNPNGKLDRARILDWLAHG, from the coding sequence ATGAACGCCACCTTCCACGTGATCGACCCGACCGGCACCCGCCGGTTCGATGCCGCGGAATGGGCCGCTCAGGTCTCCAGCCTCCGCGCGACGTTACTTGAAAAGGGTGTGGCTCCCGGCGACCGCGTGCTCGCTTGGCTGCCGCGTGGCTGGGAGGAGGCCGCCCTCTGCCAGGCCATCTGGGACCTTGGGGCCGTCTGGGTCAGCGTGCCCCGCCGGTTGGCCGCACCCCAGGTGAGGGAAATGCTCGCCGACGCCTCCCCAACCCTCTCGATCTGCGGCCCACGGGATCGATCCCGTCTCGGCGATGGCCCGTGGATCGAGTGGCCTGAACTTCTTTCCTCCCCACCTGCCGGGGAACCGGATCATTCCCACCCCGACCTCGCCGCCCTGTGCTACACCTCCGGTTCCACCGGTCGACCGAAAGGCGTGATGGTGTCCCACGCCAATCTGGATGGGGCCGTCCAGCGCATCGAAGCCTATCTACGCCACACACCGTATGATCGCCTGCTGTCGCTGATGCCGCTCAGCTCCCCCTGGGGCCTCCTTCAGTGGCGGATGGCCCTCCAAGCGGGAGCCGGGATCGTGCTGCCGCCCGTCGTGGCCATGGCCTCGGAACTGGTGAAAACCCTCCGCGCCGCCGAGGTCACCGGCTTGGCCGCCCTGCCGCCCACCTGGGTCGCGCTCGTCGATTACCTCGACTCCCGCCAGGAAACCCTCCCCGGACTACGCTACATCACCACCTCCGGCGGCGCGCTGCCGCGGCGGGTGCTCGACCGTTTCCACGCCGTGTTTCCCCATGCGGAAGTGTGGATGACCTACGGCCTCACCGAAGCCTTCCGAACCACCGTCCTCCCCGCTTCCGACTTCGACCGGCTCAAGGGCTCCCTCGGCAAACCCTGTCCCGGCGTCCGCATCGAAATCCTCCAGCCCGATGGCACCTCCGCGGAAACCGACGAACCCGGCGAACTCGTTCACCTCGGCGACTGCGTCACCCACGGCTACTGGCAGCAACCGGAACTCACCCGTGAGGTCTTCGCCATCCGTCCGGGCCATGAAGCCTTTCTCGGAAATGGCCCCGTCCACTACAGCGGCGACCTCGTCCGGCGCGATGCAGAGGGCTACCTGTGGTTCGAAGGGCGCACCGACGATCTGATCAAGACCGGCGGCTACCGCACCAGCGCCAGCGTCATCGAGGAAGCCCTGCTCGCAGTGCCCGGCGTCGTCCACGCGGTGGTCGGCGGCGTGCCGGACGAGGGACTCGGACAGCAGATTGTCGCGGCCATCGAAACCGAGTCCGGCGACGACGGACTACTCGATGCCGCCCGCTCATCGCTGCGCCGCGCATTGGCCAGCCACCAGCAACCGCATGTCCTCCGCGTATGGCCGGAAAAGATGCCATTGAACCCGAATGGGAAGCTCGATCGCGCACGTATCCTCGATTGGCTCGCGCACGGCTGA
- a CDS encoding MBOAT family O-acyltransferase, translating to MLGGFPYWLVLGLGTLWASFVPARWRETGLALLAFALVVNHDPVAAGIYLAATLAVWTLVRRGGGYLTAALTITALAAGLLASKIAEQYGNGSWASPLGISYLVFRLIQVVVDARRKAWQRSPELMEFLHFLFTPALFVAGPLERWGHWETPAEGASGTRIATGIWRIVIGLLKKIYVADLILPAIANHTGWTVPEAMGAHPGAAAVWQSCAYSYLKIYAEFSGYSDIAVGAALLWGRRPMENFNWPVIASTPADFWRRWHISIAQWCSSCVYLPVMGLMRSVWIPMLASFIVMGLWHGLGWNRVAWACWQVAGLLVFITWQKRLGRPKPGTWRTGRGWKLASIAFTQTFVVASYVFMLHGETVPVRDSLGLLLRMFGWPP from the coding sequence GTGCTCGGCGGCTTCCCATACTGGCTCGTCCTCGGACTCGGCACCCTGTGGGCGTCGTTCGTCCCGGCGCGCTGGCGCGAAACGGGCCTGGCCCTGTTGGCGTTCGCGCTGGTGGTGAATCACGATCCGGTCGCCGCCGGAATCTATCTGGCCGCCACCCTCGCGGTGTGGACGCTGGTGCGGCGTGGAGGTGGCTATCTCACCGCTGCCCTCACCATCACCGCGCTCGCCGCGGGCCTCCTCGCCAGCAAGATCGCCGAGCAATACGGCAATGGCTCCTGGGCCTCTCCGCTGGGGATCAGCTACCTGGTGTTCCGCCTGATCCAGGTGGTGGTCGATGCCCGCCGCAAAGCCTGGCAACGCTCGCCGGAGCTGATGGAGTTCCTCCACTTCCTGTTCACCCCCGCCCTCTTCGTGGCCGGACCGCTGGAGCGCTGGGGGCATTGGGAAACACCGGCTGAAGGCGCCTCCGGCACCCGCATTGCCACCGGGATCTGGCGGATCGTCATCGGCCTGCTGAAAAAGATCTACGTGGCGGACCTCATTCTCCCCGCCATCGCCAATCATACCGGCTGGACCGTTCCCGAGGCCATGGGGGCCCATCCCGGTGCCGCCGCGGTGTGGCAATCCTGCGCCTATTCCTACCTGAAGATCTACGCCGAGTTCAGCGGCTACTCGGACATCGCCGTGGGTGCTGCCCTGCTGTGGGGACGGCGGCCGATGGAGAACTTCAACTGGCCCGTCATCGCCTCGACCCCCGCCGACTTCTGGCGGCGCTGGCACATCTCGATCGCCCAGTGGTGCTCCAGTTGCGTCTACCTGCCGGTGATGGGCCTGATGCGCAGCGTGTGGATCCCGATGCTCGCGAGCTTCATCGTCATGGGTCTCTGGCATGGCCTCGGCTGGAACCGCGTCGCCTGGGCCTGCTGGCAGGTGGCCGGCCTGCTGGTGTTCATCACCTGGCAAAAACGCCTCGGCCGACCCAAGCCGGGCACCTGGCGCACCGGCCGCGGCTGGAAACTCGCCAGCATCGCCTTCACGCAGACTTTCGTCGTCGCCAGCTACGTGTTCATGCTGCATGGCGAAACCGTCCCGGTGCGCGATTCGCTGGGCCTGCTCCTCCGCATGTTCGGATGGCCGCCATGA